A genomic stretch from Sulfurimonas sediminis includes:
- a CDS encoding flagellar biosynthesis protein FlgL, which translates to MRVTSSMYYNSLYATNNLKINNELFDVNKQIASGLKIQYAKDDVRTFTETMRLDNELVTIGQVKKSTESGYKISNQTDVVLNEFETSLDRMKTLLINAANGTHSPDSLDAIAGELRGLEKHFKNLANTSINGQFLFSGSAINTKPIDANGIYQGNDAGINSVLGSNSTQKYNLTGAELFLGEEKNTKREITTNVINNDLINGGIITPDSSIRDLMGDADNDTTTVNKNYFYIRGTRSDGTAFKVRKEFDDTAKVSDLMDEIGKAYGNNGSINVVNVSLNANGQIVVEDKQKGSSKLDFHMVGAVDFDLTTDENGDTQNNDALVDDIDLLDVGEKDYAKIKDGTATSSLYVKEFIQSGFTPASGAAVNIEGIVYDRTQFSKSGAELTSNVPQILKETNAFASPSTKISEVADLSQGTAGTLDGTTFNLTGKDINGNSYTATIELKSAGSQFSIDTNNDGTVDTSYDIFNMQSPRTATAADNVTYQQLMDVVNMVVTNNLPAGTTANDYDNAIIASNTEGNTSLTYDGKLKFTDLTATQTQSTIALYDANSDNFTADASVMTFNANNALTVVDPKTDFFKNLDEAITAVEDHKLYPDSSSGNMRNQGIENALAAIDKLQSHVSRSHSVVGAQSNTLNTSLERTSLLEVSTMTLRSEVIDTDIAEASLRLSQLNLNYQAMLSTVGKISQLSLVNYL; encoded by the coding sequence ATGCGTGTAACATCAAGTATGTATTACAACAGTTTGTATGCTACAAATAACTTAAAAATAAACAATGAACTTTTTGATGTAAATAAGCAGATTGCCTCAGGATTGAAAATTCAATATGCCAAAGATGATGTAAGAACATTTACGGAAACTATGCGGCTTGACAATGAGCTCGTTACAATAGGGCAGGTGAAAAAGAGTACAGAAAGCGGGTATAAAATTTCAAATCAGACAGATGTTGTTCTCAATGAGTTTGAGACTTCACTTGACAGAATGAAAACTCTGCTTATAAATGCCGCAAACGGCACGCACAGCCCGGACTCTCTTGATGCCATAGCCGGAGAGCTTCGGGGTTTGGAAAAACATTTTAAAAATCTGGCAAATACTTCGATTAACGGGCAGTTTCTTTTTTCTGGCTCTGCTATCAATACAAAACCGATAGATGCAAACGGGATATATCAGGGAAATGATGCAGGAATAAACTCTGTGCTTGGTTCAAATTCAACACAAAAGTACAATCTCACCGGAGCAGAACTTTTTTTAGGTGAAGAAAAAAATACAAAAAGAGAAATTACAACAAATGTAATCAACAATGATTTGATTAACGGGGGAATAATTACTCCAGACAGCAGCATTAGAGATTTGATGGGTGATGCTGATAATGATACAACTACAGTTAACAAAAATTATTTTTATATCAGAGGGACCAGAAGTGACGGTACCGCTTTTAAAGTAAGAAAAGAGTTTGACGACACGGCAAAAGTAAGTGATTTGATGGATGAAATAGGTAAAGCATACGGAAACAACGGCAGTATAAACGTGGTCAATGTGAGTCTGAATGCAAATGGACAGATTGTTGTTGAAGATAAGCAAAAAGGTTCCAGTAAATTAGATTTTCATATGGTTGGGGCGGTTGATTTTGATTTGACAACAGATGAGAACGGTGATACCCAAAACAATGATGCGCTTGTAGATGATATAGATTTGCTGGATGTCGGTGAAAAAGATTATGCAAAAATAAAAGACGGTACAGCTACATCAAGCCTTTATGTCAAAGAGTTTATCCAGTCAGGTTTTACACCGGCTTCGGGTGCTGCTGTCAATATTGAAGGGATAGTGTATGACAGAACACAATTTTCCAAAAGCGGTGCAGAACTCACTTCAAACGTACCTCAGATTCTCAAAGAGACGAATGCCTTTGCCTCTCCATCTACAAAGATTTCTGAAGTAGCAGATCTTTCTCAAGGAACAGCAGGAACGTTGGATGGCACTACATTTAACCTAACAGGTAAGGATATTAACGGGAATTCTTATACAGCAACGATTGAATTGAAAAGCGCAGGTTCTCAGTTTTCAATAGATACTAACAACGATGGTACTGTTGATACATCTTATGATATTTTTAATATGCAAAGCCCAAGAACAGCAACAGCTGCAGATAATGTAACCTATCAGCAACTCATGGATGTTGTCAATATGGTGGTAACAAATAATTTACCTGCCGGAACTACAGCAAATGACTATGATAATGCGATAATAGCTTCAAACACAGAGGGAAATACTTCTTTAACCTATGACGGAAAGTTGAAATTCACTGACTTGACTGCTACTCAGACACAATCGACAATAGCACTCTATGATGCTAACAGTGACAATTTTACAGCAGATGCTTCTGTTATGACTTTTAACGCAAACAATGCTTTGACTGTTGTCGATCCAAAAACAGATTTTTTTAAAAACCTTGATGAGGCCATTACTGCTGTAGAAGATCATAAACTTTATCCGGACAGTTCTAGCGGAAATATGCGAAATCAAGGGATAGAAAATGCGCTTGCAGCAATAGACAAACTGCAGTCACATGTGTCCAGAAGCCATTCGGTTGTCGGTGCACAGTCAAATACCTTAAATACTTCACTTGAGCGAACAAGTCTGCTGGAAGTCAGTACAATGACCCTGCGCTCTGAAGTAATAGACACAGACATTGCAGAGGCCTCTTTGCGTTTGTCTCAACTCAACTTAAACTATCAGGCGATGCTCTCAACTGTGGGAAAAATTTCGCAATTAAGTCTGGTAAATTATTTATAG
- a CDS encoding AAA family ATPase, with protein MNNEIIAKIEAKVKQKEAQRARLKQLEMLKLSNFIDDNDLIEIEKEIQFLKSILNFKGEKTLDQLDKLFDNFDLNVGKIENTKFTYLFKNFIVKNELTMTASPPATGKSLISVALCNIFLIEETIKQVIYFDGDNGAATIKERNIHKLKQHWGSKFRYFHESSASKAQMWQIIKQLQKTDLTDVFIVFDSIKNFMNGGDRDKNKDVSKIMEVLQSLRARGATVLFLHHTNKPNKDLQELVYAGSSAFQEDTGNAYILSKNEFKGTFIFKNFKARTGNLKDVAFRYVADSHTLIQVDFQEASETEEDQQIKNEIIEFITNNPKCTYSLILQHVTSMGYGKDKVNKVIQAGKSKHWQAIKNKAKQNRDEYILIEIENISKKGEITDFVSDNKITSDNSYFGGIEEKKESQIESDNYCDLLKVEQNMNIDIPTL; from the coding sequence ATGAATAATGAAATTATAGCAAAAATTGAGGCAAAAGTAAAACAGAAAGAGGCACAAAGAGCAAGACTCAAACAACTTGAGATGCTTAAATTGAGTAATTTTATTGATGATAATGACTTGATTGAAATTGAAAAAGAGATCCAATTTTTAAAAAGTATATTGAATTTTAAAGGCGAAAAAACATTAGATCAACTTGATAAATTATTTGATAATTTCGATTTAAATGTTGGAAAAATCGAAAACACAAAATTCACTTATCTGTTTAAAAATTTTATAGTTAAAAATGAGCTAACGATGACTGCGTCACCCCCTGCAACCGGCAAGAGTTTAATCAGTGTTGCTTTGTGCAACATTTTCTTGATAGAAGAAACAATAAAACAGGTCATATATTTTGATGGAGACAATGGAGCAGCTACAATAAAAGAGCGAAATATACATAAATTAAAACAGCACTGGGGTTCAAAATTCCGTTATTTTCACGAAAGTAGTGCGAGTAAAGCTCAGATGTGGCAAATAATAAAACAATTGCAAAAAACAGACTTAACAGATGTCTTTATCGTTTTCGATAGTATTAAAAACTTCATGAATGGCGGTGATCGGGATAAAAACAAAGATGTGAGTAAAATTATGGAAGTTTTGCAAAGCTTAAGGGCAAGAGGTGCTACGGTGTTGTTCCTGCACCATACTAATAAGCCAAATAAGGATTTACAAGAGCTTGTATACGCAGGTAGCTCAGCTTTCCAGGAAGATACTGGTAATGCTTATATTCTATCAAAAAATGAGTTTAAAGGCACCTTTATTTTTAAGAATTTTAAAGCAAGAACTGGCAATTTAAAAGATGTAGCTTTTAGATATGTTGCTGATAGTCACACGCTAATTCAAGTTGATTTCCAAGAGGCAAGCGAAACAGAAGAAGATCAACAAATCAAAAATGAGATAATCGAGTTTATAACTAATAATCCAAAATGTACCTACTCTCTAATATTGCAGCATGTTACCAGTATGGGCTACGGCAAAGACAAGGTTAACAAAGTAATTCAAGCGGGCAAAAGTAAACACTGGCAAGCTATTAAAAACAAAGCGAAGCAAAACAGAGATGAGTATATTTTAATCGAAATAGAAAATATCTCTAAAAAGGGTGAGATTACTGATTTTGTATCAGATAACAAGATAACTTCAGACAACTCCTACTTTGGGGGTATTGAGGAGAAAAAAGAAAGTCAGATAGAGTCAGATAACTATTGTGATTTGCTTAAAGTTGAGCAAAATATGAATATAGATATACCAACTTTGTAA
- a CDS encoding helix-turn-helix domain-containing protein produces MIGEQLKKLRKDFNLTQAQLGKELGVGQRTVSAWEAGVNEPPASVLITIFKTWGVTPTYFLLGKQDELEYLLGRVRIIAEEEHKEKELVKILESFIQKYHFEQLNSIVRSFKIGDLAKQISEAWSGKGERMLIVLYYFIEHLESQEAHQKIDKKLFIDILKKFKIPKKIQVKHLFTLSSKDKKNLIEWAENNLDDLDAATLFADIPKTKNFIQKEVNFLNRHLL; encoded by the coding sequence ATGATTGGAGAACAATTAAAAAAATTAAGAAAAGATTTTAATTTAACGCAAGCTCAACTTGGCAAAGAATTAGGAGTTGGGCAAAGAACAGTTAGTGCTTGGGAAGCTGGTGTTAATGAGCCTCCTGCATCAGTTCTTATTACAATATTTAAAACTTGGGGTGTTACTCCAACATATTTTCTTCTTGGAAAACAAGATGAATTAGAATATCTGCTTGGCAGAGTAAGAATAATTGCAGAGGAAGAGCATAAAGAAAAAGAATTAGTTAAAATTTTGGAGTCTTTTATTCAAAAATATCATTTTGAGCAACTTAACTCTATTGTTAGAAGCTTTAAAATCGGAGATTTGGCAAAACAAATATCTGAAGCTTGGAGTGGAAAAGGAGAAAGAATGCTGATAGTGCTTTACTATTTTATAGAGCATTTAGAATCTCAAGAAGCCCACCAAAAAATTGATAAAAAACTTTTTATTGATATACTTAAAAAATTTAAAATTCCTAAAAAAATACAAGTAAAACATTTGTTTACATTAAGCAGTAAAGACAAAAAAAATCTAATTGAATGGGCTGAAAACAATCTCGATGATTTAGATGCAGCAACACTGTTTGCTGATATTCCTAAAACTAAAAATTTCATACAAAAAGAGGTTAATTTTTTAAATCGTCATTTACTTTAA
- a CDS encoding helix-turn-helix domain-containing protein, with protein MEAYQKIKMIRKILGLSQEEFASKIGMKQRNYSYLENGQYELSYRVLRSIIETYDVNLCWFWYGKGEMFCK; from the coding sequence ATGGAAGCATATCAAAAAATAAAGATGATCCGTAAAATTTTAGGTTTATCGCAGGAAGAGTTTGCCAGTAAAATTGGAATGAAGCAACGCAATTATAGTTATCTGGAGAATGGGCAGTATGAACTGTCATACAGAGTGCTGCGAAGCATAATTGAGACATATGATGTAAATCTTTGTTGGTTTTGGTATGGGAAAGGAGAGATGTTTTGCAAATAA
- a CDS encoding Csu type fimbrial protein produces MRKIFISLALLATASLYAGSTTGSTTVNGTAEQACSISNSPSLALGFTGFSDSTGNFNVDIVCNSGLAWTASVDGGSNPNGEVRRAVNGTDYLTYRLYKDAAMTQEMAITSGNTVTGSGSGGTDTINVYAKVVLADNTPTPPAATYSDTLNVTISW; encoded by the coding sequence ATGAGAAAAATATTTATATCTTTGGCACTACTTGCAACTGCATCACTGTATGCAGGAAGCACAACAGGAAGTACCACAGTCAATGGTACAGCAGAACAAGCATGTTCCATCTCAAACTCACCATCATTAGCACTTGGTTTTACAGGTTTTAGTGACTCTACTGGAAACTTTAATGTAGATATAGTTTGCAACAGTGGCTTAGCTTGGACTGCAAGTGTAGATGGTGGGAGCAACCCTAACGGCGAAGTTCGCAGAGCTGTCAATGGTACAGACTACTTGACATATAGACTTTACAAAGATGCAGCTATGACTCAAGAGATGGCAATTACAAGTGGCAACACTGTAACAGGATCAGGATCAGGTGGCACAGACACTATCAATGTTTATGCAAAAGTTGTGTTAGCAGACAATACGCCAACACCACCAGCTGCAACATATAGTGATACACTCAATGTCACTATATCTTGGTAA
- a CDS encoding restriction endonuclease, whose protein sequence is MDLNTLKELSSEINFLEIVELKEHSKASELYISIKFKYQDGEIWEGWIPYRYRRAGIDIETPQELLTYLIKIYPFFKKEKRVEWYRKELQEWKADHNDKSVTKPYFDAMAKGNWACRKCVDKITKSSNNARRIQDIKEMGYLMATNTKMYCFSCKINTTHDLLIPIDKAEPTGYETWSPNLRKRILKVLNFYDAYEDRIVSKSTHMIPDHKFPEIRWDENTKEINPDDMSDQEIKDKFQLLTNQRNLQKREVCRQCYQTDIRGKPFGINYFYEGDENWSPEVKSVGKEAEKGCVGCGWYDLKKWREGLNSFLLDS, encoded by the coding sequence ATGGATTTAAATACACTAAAAGAGTTATCAAGTGAGATTAATTTTCTTGAAATTGTAGAGCTAAAAGAGCATTCAAAAGCATCAGAGTTGTATATCAGTATAAAATTTAAATATCAGGATGGTGAAATTTGGGAAGGATGGATTCCTTATCGGTACAGACGAGCAGGAATAGATATAGAAACACCACAAGAATTACTAACCTATCTTATAAAAATATATCCTTTCTTTAAAAAAGAAAAAAGAGTTGAATGGTATCGTAAAGAACTACAAGAGTGGAAAGCAGATCATAATGATAAATCTGTAACCAAACCTTATTTTGATGCGATGGCAAAAGGGAATTGGGCTTGCCGTAAATGTGTTGATAAGATTACAAAAAGTTCAAATAATGCAAGAAGAATCCAGGATATCAAAGAAATGGGATACCTTATGGCAACAAATACAAAAATGTACTGTTTTAGCTGTAAGATCAATACAACACATGACTTATTAATACCAATAGATAAAGCAGAACCAACAGGATATGAAACATGGAGCCCAAATTTACGGAAAAGAATCCTAAAAGTATTAAATTTTTATGATGCCTACGAAGACAGAATAGTTTCAAAGTCAACTCACATGATTCCAGATCATAAATTTCCAGAAATAAGATGGGATGAAAATACAAAAGAAATTAACCCTGATGATATGAGTGACCAAGAAATAAAAGATAAATTTCAACTTTTGACAAATCAAAGAAATTTACAAAAAAGAGAAGTATGCCGACAATGCTATCAAACTGATATACGAGGAAAGCCTTTTGGAATTAACTATTTTTATGAAGGCGATGAAAATTGGTCTCCCGAAGTTAAAAGTGTTGGGAAAGAAGCAGAAAAAGGTTGTGTTGGTTGCGGATGGTATGATCTAAAAAAATGGAGAGAGGGCTTGAATTCATTCCTTTTGGATAGCTAA
- a CDS encoding helix-turn-helix domain-containing protein, protein MQKEILIKFGSKVKEFRLDRNLSQEELAYKANLHRTYIGMIERGEKNITLLNIEKIAKALAINIHELFQNIGE, encoded by the coding sequence ATGCAAAAAGAAATACTCATAAAATTTGGATCCAAAGTAAAAGAGTTTCGTTTAGATCGAAATTTATCACAAGAAGAACTTGCATACAAAGCTAATTTACATAGAACCTATATAGGAATGATAGAACGTGGAGAGAAGAATATAACATTATTAAATATTGAAAAAATTGCTAAAGCATTAGCAATCAACATACATGAATTATTTCAAAATATAGGAGAATAA
- a CDS encoding DNA cytosine methyltransferase — protein MNFGSVCSGIEAASLAFNPLNIEATWFSEIEDFPSKVLKHHYSSIPNLGDMNDLPELILNESIEAPDILCGGTPCQAFSLAGWQQGLIDSRGQLTLKFIEVADAIDKMRIKNKKQPSIILWENVEGVLRDKTNAFGIFIAGLSGLGEEIKIKRWSTSGVLFGPKRNIAWRVLDAKYFGLPQQRRRLFVIATPKNINPEKIIFEQLMENYETFSNLEKLYKNKNTLDKNLFTQPESLKNERVRHFNDHKIEIFREYTDCLYSAYGTKWNGNAAAYNGSLYISQNDKIRRLTPIECERLMGFPDNYTLLDKATDTARFKAIGNSWAIPVVQWIAKQIQHYKKLNKSVTWIDGLLPYEETDLYKLYLFPKDIIKTTKGENINVSPASNNIKLGNIFDIVHLSAPDKFYISAKASHGILRRKTTRNINMNPSLEELFMKNCIAVF, from the coding sequence ATGAATTTTGGAAGCGTGTGTTCTGGTATTGAAGCAGCTAGCTTAGCCTTTAATCCACTTAATATAGAAGCAACATGGTTTTCTGAAATTGAAGACTTCCCAAGTAAAGTTCTTAAACATCATTATTCAAGTATCCCCAATTTGGGTGATATGAATGATTTGCCTGAGCTAATACTTAATGAATCTATTGAAGCTCCTGATATCCTGTGTGGAGGTACTCCATGTCAGGCTTTTTCTCTTGCAGGTTGGCAACAAGGATTAATTGATAGTAGAGGACAACTAACGTTAAAATTTATTGAAGTTGCAGATGCTATTGATAAGATGCGAATAAAAAATAAAAAACAACCATCTATTATATTATGGGAAAATGTTGAAGGTGTATTGAGAGATAAAACAAATGCTTTTGGAATTTTTATTGCAGGATTAAGTGGTCTTGGTGAAGAAATTAAAATTAAAAGATGGTCAACATCCGGAGTGCTATTTGGACCAAAGAGAAATATTGCATGGAGAGTTTTAGATGCAAAATATTTTGGTCTGCCCCAACAGAGAAGAAGATTATTTGTTATAGCAACTCCTAAAAATATTAATCCAGAAAAAATTATTTTTGAGCAATTAATGGAAAATTATGAAACTTTTTCAAATCTTGAAAAACTATATAAAAATAAAAATACATTAGATAAAAATCTTTTTACCCAACCTGAATCATTAAAAAATGAAAGAGTTAGGCATTTTAATGATCATAAAATTGAAATTTTTAGAGAATATACAGATTGTCTTTATTCTGCATATGGCACAAAGTGGAATGGAAATGCAGCGGCATATAATGGTTCCCTATACATTTCTCAAAATGATAAAATACGGAGGCTAACTCCAATTGAATGTGAACGATTAATGGGTTTCCCAGACAATTATACACTACTGGATAAGGCAACAGATACCGCTCGATTTAAAGCTATAGGAAACTCTTGGGCAATTCCTGTTGTTCAATGGATAGCAAAGCAAATTCAACACTATAAAAAATTAAATAAGTCGGTAACTTGGATAGATGGTTTACTTCCATATGAAGAGACAGATTTATATAAATTATATTTATTTCCTAAAGATATTATAAAAACTACTAAAGGTGAAAATATCAATGTATCTCCTGCGAGTAATAATATAAAATTGGGAAATATTTTTGATATTGTGCATTTATCAGCACCTGATAAATTTTATATTAGCGCCAAAGCAAGTCACGGAATTTTAAGACGAAAAACTACGCGTAACATTAATATGAATCCATCTTTAGAAGAGTTGTTTATGAAAAACTGTATCGCAGTTTTTTAG